Within Caminibacter pacificus, the genomic segment GTTCTTTTTTCTCGATTAATTTGTTAAGTCCCCATGCAAATTTTGCAATAGGAGCTTTCATCATGAATGCAACCATACCAAGAAGCTCGTCTTTTGTTGGAAGTTTGCTTACTTCTTCAACATATGCAGCATCTTTTACTTCACCTTCAATTACTGCACCCTTAATTTTAAAAGAGTCTTTATGAGCCGTTGCATGTTTAACTAAAATTTTTGCAAGAGTGATTTGATCTTCACCCCATACGAAAATATTATTTTCTTCGAAATCAACATCGATTCCGTTATTTGCAAATGCGATTCTTGCAAGAGTGTTTTTTACAACTCTTGTTTTACCTTCAGCTTCTCTGATTTGTTTTCTTAAAGCTTCTAGTTCTTTTACAGTTTGACCTTTAAAATCAGCATAAAAAACGCTAACTTCTTTTGTAAACTCTTGAGTTAGCTCTTCAACGATTTGTTTTTTTAGTTCTTTCTTCATAAAGCTCCTTTCTCTTAGACTCGGCAGGGTATTAAGGGATTAACCCACCTGCTTTCTAAGTCACTT encodes:
- the rplJ gene encoding 50S ribosomal protein L10; this encodes MKKELKKQIVEELTQEFTKEVSVFYADFKGQTVKELEALRKQIREAEGKTRVVKNTLARIAFANNGIDVDFEENNIFVWGEDQITLAKILVKHATAHKDSFKIKGAVIEGEVKDAAYVEEVSKLPTKDELLGMVAFMMKAPIAKFAWGLNKLIEKKEQEQ